Part of the Terriglobales bacterium genome, CTCAAATATCACTACCTGCCGGCATTTCTGGCAGCCATCCTCAATAACCAGCCTATGGGTTTCTATCATCCCGCTACGCTCGTCAAAGATGCGCAACGGCACGGACTGAAGGTCAGGCCTATTGATGTGCTGAAATCAGATTGGTCATGCACGCTGGAGCCATTGGGTGATACAGCATCGGCCAGCAGCCGTATGGCGCGGGCGCCCTCGACCGCGGGTCGCGTCGAAACCAAAACCTCCGGTGCCACCAGCGATCGTTTCGCGGTTCGCCTCGGATTGCGATATATTCGCGGCCTGCGCGAAGAAGCGGGACAGGCGATCGTGCGCGAGCGAAACCGCCGCCGCTTCATGTCCATCGACGATCTTGCTCTGCGCGTTCCCGAACTGCGCAAAAACGAACTGGTGATGCTGGCCAGCATCGGCGCCCTAAATAGCGTGGCATCTTGTGTGGGAACAGGCGTCCATGATGAAGAACGTGTGGGAACGGGCGTCCCCGCCCGTTCAGGTCGAGGCAAAGCCTCGACAGCCTTCCACCGCCGCGACGCTCTCTGGCAGGTCGAGCGCGCCGCTCGTCCCTGCGGACCGCTACTGGAAGGTATCCAGGAATTCGATGGCCCATCTCCGCTCGCATGCATGACTCACGAGGAGCGCCTGGTTGCAGATTTCCGCGGTACCGGACTCACAGTAGGCCCGCATCCAATGGCCTTCCGACGGGAGGAAATGTCGCGCCGCGGAATCACACCCGCCGCTGAGTTGCTCAAGTTGCCAAATGGAAAATTCGTCCGCACGGCAGGCTGCGTGATCACTCGCCAGCGTCCGGGCACCGCACACGGATTCGTCTTCCTCAGCCTGGAAGATGAGACGGGCATTTCCAATGCCATCGTCACGCCCGATTTATTCGACAAGTACCGTCTAATCCTGATGACGGAAAAATTCCTGCTGGTGGAGGGAAAACTGCAAAACTTGGACAACGTGATCTCAGTCAAAGCAGAGCGCCTGAAACCGCTGAATTTCAATCACATACAAACCAGCTCGCACGACTTTCACTGACTAAAAGCCGCTTCGCTCTATTCCATTTCCATTCCCGAACTATAAACATTTCTTATTCCTCCAATCTGATTTTTTTCCTTCTATTAACACCAATCCACGGCTAGACAGTTTATAGTTGAAGAGACGGAATGGGATTCTGCCGGGGCTGTACCCCGCACTTATTCCCCCATACCGGCAAATCTAATAAATGTAGGAGTTGTTAGGATGGCAACGGTAAAACGGCCTCGCAGTACCTCTTCGGAAACCAAGAAGACCAGGAAGACGGATTCCGTTTCGGACGCGTCGCAGTACGAACACCTGACCAACGGAAATCTGGAAGAAGCGATTCGCACGCGAGCATACCTGCTGTGGGAGCAGGAAGGCCGAGTCCATGGCCAGGACGTAAACTACTGGCTGCGCGCGGAATCGGAACTCGTATCGCACAACGTTCGCTAGCAGCCCGCACAATTCGAACCAGCCTTGATGGTGCCCCAGCCTCGCCGTCCTTTGTTACGGTGGAAGGTCGAGGTGTGACCTCGAGGGGAATCGAGCCTGAAATCGACACGCTTCGATGCGGTTGCGGCCCTGAAGAGTCCCAGATTGTATCTGAGAGGGATTGTATGTGGGAACGGACGTCCCCGTCCGTTCAGGTCGAGTGCAGCTCGACGGCAATACGGGTAAACTTTCGGCTGCGCCATTCCATAAATCCTCTCCGCTCTGTCATCTTAAGCGAGGGCCGGGTCCGGGGTCCCCGGCAAGCCTGCTTTTGGTTTGCTGGGGTAGGAGTCCCGGCCCGAGTCGAAAGACCTGGTGTTTGTTTTTGTCTTCACGCGCGGCCGCATGCAGTACCCAGGATTCGCACTTGACTAGACCTATTCGTAATATCGCCATCATTGCGCACGTGGACCACGGCAAGACCACGCTGGTCGATGCCATGCTCAAACAGAGCGGCACGTTCCGCGCCAACGAGGTCGTCGTTGAGCGGGTGATGGACTCCAACGAACTCGAACGCGAGCGCGGCATCACCATCCTGGCCAAGAACACCGCCGTCTTTTATCACGACGTCAAGATCAACATCGTGGATACCCCCGGTCACAGCGACTTCGGCGGCGAAGTCGAACGCGCATTGAAGATGGTGGACGGCGTGATGCTGCTGGTCGATGCCAGCGAAGGTCCGCTGCCGCAGACACGCTACGTGCTCAGCAAAGCGCTGGAAGCCAGGCTGCCGCCGATCCTGGTGATCAACAAGATCGACCGCCCCGACGCGCGGCCACAGGAGGTGCTGAACGAAGTCTACGATCTGTTCATCGATCTCGATGCCACCGAAGAGCAACTCGAATTTCCCGTGCTCTACACAAACGCCAAGCTCGGCACGGCGACCGAGAACGTAAACAGTCCCGGCGACGATCTGCAACCGCTGTTTGAGGCCATCGTGAACACCATCCCCGCTCCATCCGGCGATCCCTCGGGCACGCTGCAAATTCTTGTCGCCAACCTCGACTACAGCGACTACCTGGGACGGTTGGCAATTGCCCGTGTGTTCAATGGAACCTTGCATGTCGGCGACGAGGTCGCGATCGCGAAAATCGACGGCGCTTTCGAAAAGGTCAGGATCACCAAGTTGTTTTCCTTCAGCGGCCTTAAGCGCGTCGAAGTAGAACAAACCGAATTGGGCGATATCGTGGCCATTGCGGGCGTCACCGGCATCGCTATTGGCGACACCATTACTGGCGTCGAAAATCCCGCGCCGCTGCCACGCATCACTATCGACGAGCCCACGATCGCCATGCAATTCACTGTGAACACGTCGCCATTTGCTGGCCGCGAAGGCCAATACGTCACTTCGCGGCATTTGCGCGAGCGACTGGAGAAAGAACTGCTCACCAACGTCTCTCTCCGTGTCGAGGACACCGGCAGCACCGACACTTTTCTCGTCATGGGGCGCGGCGAACTGCAACTCTCGATCCTGATCGAGATGATGCGCCGCGAAGGCTACGAGCTAATGGTGGGCAAGCCCGAGATAGTTACCAAGACTGAAAATGGCCAGCGCATGGAGCCGGTCGAGCACCTTTTTGTCGACATTCCCGAGGAGTTCATCGGCGTCGTCATGGAAAAGCTCGGCATGCGCAAAGCTGAAACCCTGAAGATGCACAACCACGGCTACGGACGCGTGCGCATGGAGTTCCGCGTTCCCAGCCGCGGCCTGATCGGGTTGCGGAGCGAGCTACTCACCGACACGCGTGGCACTATCATCATGAATTCCATTTTCGATGGCCACACCGCCTGGCTTGGCGAAATTCCTCATCGCCTCACCGGCGCGCTCGTCGCCGATCGTCCAGGCACTACCACTGCTTACGCTCTTTACAATCTGCAGGAGCGTGGGGAGCTGTTCACCGGCCCCGGAGTCGAGGTTTACGAAGGCATGGTGATCGGTGAGAACTCGCGGGAGAATGATCTCGATGTCAATGCCGTGCGCGAGAAGAAACTCACCAACATGCGCTCATCCACCGCCGATGAAGCCATCCGCCTGGTTCCGTTTCGCACGCTGAACCTCGAGCAGGCCATCGAATTCATCGCTGAAGATGAATTTGTCGAGGTCACCCCGAAATCGCTGCGCCTCCGCAAAAAGATCCTGCAAGCCAACAAGCGCCCCCGCAAGGGCGCTGTCCCCGCCAGCGTAGCCGAATAGCCTCAACTTAGAGCGCAGTCCATCCCCTGTCGTCATCCTGAGCGAAGCGCCTGCCCTGTTTTTCTGCCCCGGAGCTTTTGCGGGTCAGGCAGGCACACAGTCGAAGGATCTGGTGTTTGTTCTTTTGTGAACACGAGCGGCGCTTAAATCCGCCGTTTACAATCCCGACTCATGAGCCCGCTTGAAATCTCGCCAGACGATTTCCGCCGCCTTGCGGCCGAGGTCATGGAAATCGCCGCGAATTACCTCGCCACTCTCGACTCGCGCCCCATTTTCCAGAGCCGTGGTGAAGAAACGGAGCGCCTGTTCCACACGCCCCTTCCCGAGGAAGGCCTCGAGTCCGCCGCACTGACGGCGTTGCATGATGTGGTGGAGCACACGCGCACGCCCAACGGCCGCTTCTTCGGGTACGTGTTGGGTTCGGGCGAGCCCGTAGGTGCGACCGCCGATTTGCTGGCCAGCGTTCTCAATCAGAATCTCACGGCCTGGCGATCCGCGCCCGCCGGCGTCACTATCGAGCGCACCGTCGTCGAGTGGCTGGCGCAGGCGATCGGATGTGCCGGTTTCACAGGCACGCTCACCTCGGGCGGATCGCTGGCCAATCTGATGGCCCTGGCCATGGCGCGCGAAGCCATAGCGCCCGCAAACGAGCCAGGCCTCGCCGGCCGCCGCTGTGTGGTTTACGCCTCCCAGGAAGTCCACATGTCGATCCCCAAGAGCGTCGCCCTGCTGGGGATCGGCCGAGAAAATCTGCGCCCACTCCCCGTCGGTCCAGACTTCCGCCTCATTCCTCCGGACCTGGAAAACGCCATTCAAGCCGACAAATCTGCGGGCAAGATTCCCATCGCCGTCGTCGCCTCGGCTGGAACCGTCAACACTGGCGCTGTCGATCCGCTCGCCGACATCGCTGCCATCGCGCGCCGTCATAATCTCTGGCTGCATGTTGACGGAGCCTATGGCGCGCTCGCCGCCATTGCTGCTCCTGAAAAGTTCCCAGGCATCGCACTTGCGGACTCGATTTCACTCGACCCGCATAAGTGGCTGTTCCAGTCTCTCGATTGCGGCTGCCTGCTGTATCGCGATCCGGCAGCAGCCCGCCGCGCGTTCTCGCATACCGGAGATTATGCAAAGTCGCTGAGCACCGACCCCCTTGAGAGGTTCGCATTTTTTGAAGAATCAATCGAGCTATCGCGGCGCTTCCGCGCACTCAGGTTGTGGCTTTCCCTGCGCTATCACGGGATGGCGGCGTTCCGCGAGGCGATCCGCCGAGACCTGGAGCTGGCGCAAAGGCTGGCCGCGGCGATCTCCAATCACCCCGAATTCGAGTTGCTCGCGCCAGTGGAATTGAGCGCAGTCTGTTTCCGCCACAAGGTGCCGGGATGCGCTGCCGAGCAAGATTTGAATCAGCACAATGCGCGAATCCTGCAACGCCTGATCGAACGCGGCCGCGTGTATTTGTCGAATGCCACCGTGCACGGACAATTCGCCCTGCGCGCCTGCATCGTGAACCACCGCACCACAGAGGCTCACGTCGATAGCGTGATCCCCGAGGTGCTGGCAGCGGCAGGCGCTTAGTTCGCGGAAGAGGGATGAAGCAGGAGAAATCGGAAGCTGATGTTTATTTCCGGTCCTGCTTCCGCATCCAGTCCAGGAACATTTCTTCGATGGGCTTGTCGTTAGCGCGCCGGAAGTGGCGCATGCTGCGGCCGCTTACCAATTGACAGATCTCTTCGGCGAGATTCTTAGCATGGTCGCCGGCACGCTCCAGCGTCTGCACCATAAACACCAGATGGAAGCCTTCCCGCCTCGGCTGATTGTCGGGATTTTCGATATGCCGGACAAACATCAGATTGCGTACCCGGTCCAGTTCGGCATCGGATCGCAAAATCTGTAACGTACGCTTCAAATCACGCTTCGAGAATGCTTCTTCCACATCGCTGAGCATGCGATGCAGGATGGTTGCCATGGTCGTAAGATCCTTCACGTCCTGATCGCTCACCCGCGGCAGGATGGCGATCGCGCGATTGGCGAAATTCAGCAGCAGGTCGCCGATTCGCTCCAACTCGAGGATAAATTTCAAGCACGCCAGCAGTTCCCGCGCTTCCTTCTCATCCACATGTGTGATGGCTGCCGTAACTCCCTCATTGATCTCTCGATCCAGGGTGTCAAGCTCCTCTTCGTAGCTGCGGACGGGCGTGAGCCTCTCCGGGGAACGGCTGGAAATGCCCTCGGCGGTGGCAGACGCGGCAGACTTAGCGATCTCGCAGGCACGCTGCGCCAATCGCAGCAGGCGGGAATAATCAGATTGCGGTGAGTCCAGCGCTTTGAGAGTTCCCATTACCCACCCTCTTCGCTCCGGAGGAAGACCCTCCAGCAGTCGGACGATCGCCAAGCACCGCTTCGAGGTGCTTACCGGAGATACAAATCTGTGCGCGAAACGATTTCTTTACGGGCGAGCCGGCTTCCTAAAGCATACGCGCTTTTCGGCCCGACTGAAAAACTACTTCTGCCCCTTAACCTGCTACCTCGACCGGGGCCGATGCCAAGGGTAGCGAGAAGACGAACTCCGATCCGTGATCTAGCTCACTCTCCGCGCGGACATTCCCTCCATGAACCAGAATGATGTGCTTGACGATGGCCAACCCCAGCCCGGTTCCACCCGACTCGCGCGAGCGCGCTTTGTCCACCCGGTAGAAGCGCTCGAAGAGACGGCTCAGATGCTCGGAAGCAATGCCGGGCCCGCTGTCGCGCACATAAAACTCCAGCATATTGCCCGCTTCGCGCGCCCCAATCCAGATATGCGTGCCGGTGCCCGCATATTTGATGGCATTGTCGATCAGATTGGTGAATATCTGGTGAATGGCGTCGGGATCTGCATTCACACAACCGGCGGAATTCCGCTCGATCGCCAACTCCAGGCCCCGCGCTCGTGCCACCTCCTGGAAGTTCTGTTGCGCATCCTGCAACAGGCTATCGGCCGAAACCGGACGAAACTTAAAGCTCTGCTCGCCTGATTCCACGCGTGCCAGAACCAGCAAATCCTCGGTCAGGCGCGTCATGCGGGCGGCGTTCTTACGGATAATCTCGAGGAACTCGCGGGTTACCGCGGCGTCGCTGGGTGGTGAGTCGAGCAGAGTTTCTGCATAGCCCTGGATGGACGTGAGCGGAGTTCGCAGCTCATGCGACACATTGGCAATAAAATCGCGCCGCGTCTTCTCCACCCGTTCGATATCCGTCAGATCGTGCAGTACGGCCACCGCTCCGCCTCCCGGCATGGGAGCTGCTGTGACCTTAAAGGCGCGGCCCACTGCTGTCCATGACACACGTGCTGCCTGCACGGCGTGTGATTTGGCGGCAGAATCCACTGCCCGCAGAAAATCAGGATCCCGG contains:
- a CDS encoding DUF2934 domain-containing protein — its product is MATVKRPRSTSSETKKTRKTDSVSDASQYEHLTNGNLEEAIRTRAYLLWEQEGRVHGQDVNYWLRAESELVSHNVR
- a CDS encoding ATP-binding protein; protein product: MRSRIFFKLLVLFVLVIVITTIAFDFAARRGREHFLLIGGGLGLLVGVLIATFAAHSISSRLQSIVDFAQRVAAGDLSARIDQRSSDEIATVAAFLDKTARRLERGFEELETSRKELETLLNSMQEAVIAVAADSRVLWANERMIKLIPSGVRLDAPLAETIRDPDFLRAVDSAAKSHAVQAARVSWTAVGRAFKVTAAPMPGGGAVAVLHDLTDIERVEKTRRDFIANVSHELRTPLTSIQGYAETLLDSPPSDAAVTREFLEIIRKNAARMTRLTEDLLVLARVESGEQSFKFRPVSADSLLQDAQQNFQEVARARGLELAIERNSAGCVNADPDAIHQIFTNLIDNAIKYAGTGTHIWIGAREAGNMLEFYVRDSGPGIASEHLSRLFERFYRVDKARSRESGGTGLGLAIVKHIILVHGGNVRAESELDHGSEFVFSLPLASAPVEVAG
- the typA gene encoding translational GTPase TypA, which translates into the protein MTRPIRNIAIIAHVDHGKTTLVDAMLKQSGTFRANEVVVERVMDSNELERERGITILAKNTAVFYHDVKINIVDTPGHSDFGGEVERALKMVDGVMLLVDASEGPLPQTRYVLSKALEARLPPILVINKIDRPDARPQEVLNEVYDLFIDLDATEEQLEFPVLYTNAKLGTATENVNSPGDDLQPLFEAIVNTIPAPSGDPSGTLQILVANLDYSDYLGRLAIARVFNGTLHVGDEVAIAKIDGAFEKVRITKLFSFSGLKRVEVEQTELGDIVAIAGVTGIAIGDTITGVENPAPLPRITIDEPTIAMQFTVNTSPFAGREGQYVTSRHLRERLEKELLTNVSLRVEDTGSTDTFLVMGRGELQLSILIEMMRREGYELMVGKPEIVTKTENGQRMEPVEHLFVDIPEEFIGVVMEKLGMRKAETLKMHNHGYGRVRMEFRVPSRGLIGLRSELLTDTRGTIIMNSIFDGHTAWLGEIPHRLTGALVADRPGTTTAYALYNLQERGELFTGPGVEVYEGMVIGENSRENDLDVNAVREKKLTNMRSSTADEAIRLVPFRTLNLEQAIEFIAEDEFVEVTPKSLRLRKKILQANKRPRKGAVPASVAE
- a CDS encoding phosphate uptake regulator PhoU, with protein sequence MAIVRLLEGLPPERRGWVMGTLKALDSPQSDYSRLLRLAQRACEIAKSAASATAEGISSRSPERLTPVRSYEEELDTLDREINEGVTAAITHVDEKEARELLACLKFILELERIGDLLLNFANRAIAILPRVSDQDVKDLTTMATILHRMLSDVEEAFSKRDLKRTLQILRSDAELDRVRNLMFVRHIENPDNQPRREGFHLVFMVQTLERAGDHAKNLAEEICQLVSGRSMRHFRRANDKPIEEMFLDWMRKQDRK
- a CDS encoding pyridoxal-dependent decarboxylase, encoding MSPLEISPDDFRRLAAEVMEIAANYLATLDSRPIFQSRGEETERLFHTPLPEEGLESAALTALHDVVEHTRTPNGRFFGYVLGSGEPVGATADLLASVLNQNLTAWRSAPAGVTIERTVVEWLAQAIGCAGFTGTLTSGGSLANLMALAMAREAIAPANEPGLAGRRCVVYASQEVHMSIPKSVALLGIGRENLRPLPVGPDFRLIPPDLENAIQADKSAGKIPIAVVASAGTVNTGAVDPLADIAAIARRHNLWLHVDGAYGALAAIAAPEKFPGIALADSISLDPHKWLFQSLDCGCLLYRDPAAARRAFSHTGDYAKSLSTDPLERFAFFEESIELSRRFRALRLWLSLRYHGMAAFREAIRRDLELAQRLAAAISNHPEFELLAPVELSAVCFRHKVPGCAAEQDLNQHNARILQRLIERGRVYLSNATVHGQFALRACIVNHRTTEAHVDSVIPEVLAAAGA